The window CAACTACAAACTTTGACCGTtttgctgctgggggggccgaCAACGCTTCCTTTCACCTCCCCTCCACCTGCCCCCACAACCCCCCAACCCCCAACCCCACCCTACTTGACCTACGCCGGCTGTGTGTTGCTTGTTTGCTGCACTACACAACCTGAAGAGCGCAGGAACGAGGACGCATTTGTGCACCTTGCTACATAGCTTGTTGGATTTTTAGATGGATATTCTTGAAAACGCTATAAAGTTGAAAATCCACCTTATAAAAAGAACACTTAAAAAGTTTAACAGTACGAATCCTATGGCCTTTCTTTGCTTCCATGAGTGGAAATGCATTTCAGGAGagttgtgtacatacagtatacagtataatagaTTGTTTTTTGCTAATGTAATGCTGGTATTTTTCTTTCTATCTATCTACTATCTTTCTCTCCTCAGCTGCCAGCAGGTACAGTATCTGTGGTTTGAATttggctcatttggtcaaagtccctGGGAGGAGTTTGTCAAAATATGGCCCCCGGGTTGCGCCCTGAAATCACAGGTTCAAAACAAAATGGCTGACTTCCGGTTTGTTTTCGAACATTGGTTTTGTTGAGTTTTTCATTCGTCCTGCCACGACAGAAGTCGCCACCAAATTTCATGACAGTCCATGAAACAGGTGGTAGTggctaatttgacaaaaaatgtgtaGGAGGGCTACTTGGAGAGTTTTGGGGTCAGGTTTTTCGCTGGACCTTACGCGCTTCAAACAAATTTTCATGCACGTCAAGGCCCTCAAAAATGAAGAAAGTCTGAGGATAATAATTAGAAAGGGTATTGGATTACCATTAAGGTGCTAGATTGACTCCATTTGTTTCTTTGAACTGAATAtgtatacagtcatccttcgccacatcgcgctttgaattttgcggcttcactttatcatggtttttcaaaatatattcataaaacatttttgtgtttactcaaaaatatgcacgtttaagcaaaaatgtacatatttttggccgaaattaagcattttcaagcataaaaatgactaaagtgTTCAtgtaagacattcagaaaattCATTGAAAGACACATTTTGGTATGTAATATTCatcactggccactaggtgtcagtaaggttaCATTGTGTTACATGAGATGTTCAGACAGTAGCCGTCCCCGAAAAAAtactggaagaagaagaaagaatgaatGCTCCCAAGGCTCACATGTGAGTCGATATTATCTCTTCTATTCTCTACTGtaatgtcaactatattgggttatccgagtgtaaaggtgactacggtgttatttaatgtctagagggctcagaTAGTGTTCAAacttgtaaataggttttctctgctaagtacgaaaatattccgtttatgaataagaaatcctactttatggaaattcacatatcacggtTGGGTTTAGAACCAATAAAccacgataaaggagggatgactTGTCCCCCGCGaccataagcggcatagaaaatggatggacttgTCGTCCCTTAGGAAGAACAATAAAACTGCAAGCGGTGTTGAACGGGCCCGCGCACAAGTCCAGTATGAGTTTCCACCAGTATGACGCAGCTTAAGGCCTCCAAAAAATGCGAATAAGCATGGACAATATTACACATTTGGAGACGATCAGACAATGTAGGAAGTAGTTAAAAACAGTAGGGAGCAACTCAGAAGTCAATGCGTACACGGCCACGTGCCGGGTGGTGACCTAAAACATCACATTTGGAGAGGATCTGGAGGGTACTTATGGCAAATATAATATTCCATCAGTCGGGGCGACACTGCAGTCAAATTGGTTTTGAGGTCAAATGTTGCCATAAGCCACAACACAATACAACATTTGGAGACATGGGAGTGGCAGTTAAAGGGGCCAGCCACACtcaaacgttttcaggtcaaaatgccAAAATATTTTAACGTTTCAGcatctcatccacacgggaatggcatctgggtgacctgaaacggtattttttgaaaactgcttccagggtggaaaaatctgaaaacgccagctGTTGTTGCCGCTCTAAACGCAagcgatgacgtcaccgactcGCTGCCACCTCGtcgctgtcacgtgaccagaagggAGCTGAGTGAACAAGCCAATGTGAATATTTCCACAATGACTCAccacagtcgacattctcctaaTACTTTTTTGTAGTCctacacagtgttccctcgctacatcgtggttcacctttcgctgatttctttttttaagtacgATTAAGTGcacattatttttaacagcttgtgaacgtgcattgtgttctgcgtccttgtggtgtattagagcgctCTGGTGTCTGTTAGTGtacttactactgctaccagtagagggtgttatATACTcacgtgagagttgaagacttgcAGCCTCACCTAGTCTCAGTATGTTGAGGAGCAtgttaggaacccacagtaggcaatagccggctaaatatagcgccacaacagtccttattggcttaGGGAGAACtcacccattgtgttctgcgtactgattggctgtagaccattgtcaatcaatctccttgtgccgtttcctgttgtggtcagtagccactagctaactgtgtgagctgcttgctaactgccaataaacaatagaagaagaagcagcagcagctaaccggctaaatgaatcctCGGTTCGAGGAGGGGGACGACGGccggagcaatatgttttaacaaggatacaaaacccCTACGGACcagcgccaggacgaggcacagCGAGAGGAGttaatacgcgtgagtcacttcataatttcttgtgtccgaccaaGTAGatggatcattaaaattcaaacaaaatttgaactttaagagtgtttaaacaagagagaaacgtgacaaaatgatcatgtctgtctgagaaaagtgtatcaagtgtatcaggagttttacagccttaaaacacatataataattgtaaacaaataagttggctacttcgcggattgcACTTATTACGggctactttgggaacctatccctggcgataaacaagggaacaaaGTATTCCATAATGACTCCcacaagtaattccacttctcgtattTTTCCACCAGGAGGTGTCAATTTCATAATAATCAGCACAGTTGGGAAGCTTAATGTGTCATTCCAAGTACAGGTTTATGGAAGTAACTATTATAAGCTAGTGCAACGTAACCACAATTACCATGTAAAGACAAACTGAAACTTGATTTTCTCCTTGCAGTACAGCACACACACGCCCAATACATACTTACTAGGATTCTAACACAGTATTTACTGTCAGCCTGAACATATTATCCCTAAATTACTTTGTAGCTTTCATCAACAGTAAAGAGGTGGTCCTCTATTTACGGCATTCCATGTTACGACGTTTGGTGGTCACGAACTCACTCTTGGTCCGGAACCACGAGACTCACTCATGAGCACAGTCGCACGAATACGCGGCTCAAGCACAGCAGCAGAGCGCGGAAGGGGAACCATAGACATAGACAATAGACAAACCCACAtggagtgggtttgtccactgctgctaTATGTCAGCgctgccgccatattggatgggtcAAGTCTgctctgtaaatgaatacaagtcaaTGTACTTACCTTcataaattgtttgtttttgtttttgtacaaagtgatggtggttgtttttggtgtctaactgtttcccaagtatattagtacGTGTGTGAGTGTACAAACGAGAGGAATGAACTGAaatgtctttgtagaaaggcgctttatgaaagtaagtgcatttacagtgcagccttgacacatccatcTCTCCATGTCTGTGGGAGAAGCGCCCACAAATATTGGTCTCAACACTGGACTGTCGCGGCCGTCATtgaggataaagatggtattgtcATGTCTAATGTGTAATGTTGTAAGAAAGTCGAGGAGATAGTCAATGTATGTCTGGCATCGTCAATTAAAAGGAACTCTCAGCTAAGCTTGTGACTGGATGGTACTAGATtgtgcgggtgtacctaatgaagtggcctaTCTTACATGCCGGTACAGGTGTCTCTGCAAAGACCACTTTAAGGCCTGTCAACAGCACCGTTCCCTTTTTTTAGtaattttttttggacaatCACATGtgcttttgccttttaaagTGAAACAAACAAGCAGGTGAGTGTGAACACGCACTTCCTGTTTGGCACGTTCTGCCAGGTGCGTCCCACCGTGAGCAGGAGGGGGATTCACAACCAATCCTGCTGCCTGGGTGGGGGAGGGACTCCGTATCAAGTGTACCAGGAGGGGCAGGAATGACACTTCACCTTCTTCCTttggcggtgtgtgtgtgtgtgtgtgtgtgtgtgcgtgtgtgtgaaggaCAGTTAGTTCCAGCAGAGCCCTGAATGCATGTTTACTCAATAACCTCTGGCTCAACCTGTCTGGTCGGTGTGTGCTGGCTGGCTGTGCACTGCGCAGGTATGAGCACATACTCAGCAAGCACCTGAGAGAGCGAGGCCGCCGCAAGGTAGACACACGTCTAAAAAGCGCACGAGAGGAGGTGGGATCACCATTTGGCACGGACCTGTCAGCAGAATGTAAAGTGACCCGAAGGAGATTCTTCTGTGCTCTTCAACCAATGGACCTGAGATGCTAACGTTGCACTTTAGGCTCTGGGATGTCTACGATGTCGCTGTGCTTCTCAGCTTCACACTCTGCATGTGTCACATAGGTAAGCTCCTACCAACGCTACGTACTGTATCGCTGTActgtgtgcttttattctgTGAGGAGGTTCCATGAAAAGTGCCTTGATGTAACTTTGATGCCTTTAAAAAAGAGGTACAAGTGGATGAGACATACAGGACGGGCCCTCAGTAAAGTTGTGGTTTAAGCGCAGCTGCTGTCTGTTGACCTTTCAGCATGGAGACCTGAGTGTGACGTTGCTGTACGCTGTGCTTTTATGTGTAACTTACTCGAATGTCCAGAGAAAAGCGGCGGAACCTTACAGGTGGAACCATTTTGTTTCACATAGGAAAGAATGGAAGtagaaataatcagttccaggctcaaactgtcctacaaaaacaaaaattgtcCTAAATCCTACAACCTTGCAGCCAATGTTTGACGTCACATTTGAACTTTATTAGGtgtcacaagtgtaaaaaggagtGAAGCGGTGTTTGTAGGAGGGATGTCCCGATACACATCTTCTGGCTTCCGATCTGATCCGATACTTTTTTATGGTCTTGGCgacctttttttttcacaaacatgaatttgtggaattgaatatggttctgAAAATACAGTAGATCTTCAAAGcagtaaaaataatgcaaccaaaggaCTGCtgaattttacaattttacacagcatgaccaacaatattgtttggcttttgtatcAAACCTCTGAGAGTCAATAATCCaataaaatattgaataaaagtccatccaataaaagataaaattgaaaatggacgtgcaaaatacttttagggttggactaatcatttgacgtggttatagatcaatttgtggtgtgatttagaatttatgacttttttttaacaaactctcttcaacgcaatagtaatttattggcggtccctagtataaacaaccagcggtagCAGCGGCACTTCCTGTGAGAGctcccgcaccatgacacagcagtgaatgtgcatgtgaatgttattgaaaaaataaaatacagttagaaatctTACCCTTTTTGCACGTTTATGTTGTTTGCTGCGAGCGGCGAACCATCCCACtttgatggtccttgaacgcaccatctcaTTTTTTCCCAGATCTAGactacatttttcccatttgtctttcatctcatatttgtTCCCAAAAGCTGATacgatgtgggaatgcataaagggaAGATGACGacgacgttattgagtgctcatgtaaatatttgtctggttcacaacctcaagttaattcatgctagcccgTTATGAcgcacatcaaacagcgacgttctaatcttctctctgaaaacaaactccaagctcgTACTGACGGATGGCGGGtcagtatttattttgtgcttttaatgcgatgttgttcctgtcttagttttacagaccacataataaataaatagcatctGATCGCTGACGGCGACCCAGCCTAATCATccgaaaattgcaactttattcttattttattttacgagtattgcaaacatttttgcagaaaTGATTGTGAAAATGACTAGAATAGAACACCTTTATTGTCATTATGTAAAGTACAACAAGATTAAAAAAGGCTTCTCCTGTTTCAGTACAAACCCAGTAATAGAAAGTCCAAAGCTCAATAAAAGTACAAAAGACGCTATACACAACGTATTGCACAAAAGTATGGCACGGAACTACAGGTGCCCTACATTCACTGCACGGATGAGGAATAGTAGGTAGTTTTGCAGGCGGCAGCAGTAACAGCGTTTTAGCTGTAAGAGTTCAGGATGGTCATCGCTCTCGGAAAGAACTGTTCCTCGTCTATTTGCCCCCACTTCAGTGCATCAGGCGGCAGCAGCTCCAACAGATGAAAACCGAGGTGTGAAGTGTCCTTGATGGTGCTCTGAGCTCTGCTGGGACACCGGGAGGAGTAAATATCTGTCAGGGAGGGGAGAGGGCAGGCCAATGATCCTCTGTGCTGCCTTCACTGTCCTCTGAAGCCGCGTTCTGCCTGCCTCAGTGCAGCTCCCGTACCGTTCTACTTTGTTCTCCTACAATTACTGTTCTTTTCCcatgatttcttgttttttgttagttttcttgtttaataactgtgccgagggccaataaaacaacagctgtgggccgcaaatctgcccccgggccacacgttggacaccccAGTTTATAGTATAAGAACGCGGGAGCGTCTTTCTGCTTTGAAAGTGAGTCCGCTTACTTGACTTCCTGTCTGCACGTGGTCTTTGGTTTACGGCATTCCGAGCTTGAGCGTTTTGTGGTTGCGTACATGCTCCCATAAACGAATAAAAAACGTAATTGTGGTCCGTAAAAACGAGGCTCGCCGTAGACCTACTGTAGTTACAGCAGAAGAACGCACCATGCGCCACCACACTACTCTCAACACTGGACTGTAAAACCAGCCTAAAGACGGACGTTGGAAGGATGATGAGGAGGTGGTCCATCTACCACTCAGTTTAGTGCCTCCCACACGGCAAGATGCAATGATtaagagtggttagcatgcatTGCTGCACACTACACACCCATTTGGGACGTATTTAGTGCAATGTCCGAGTACTGACTGTGCTGTATTTTGACATTCAGTGGTGCGACAattgtttgtccccttcctaatttcttatttttttgcgtgtttgtcacacttaaatgttccagatcatcaaagaaatgtattacgcaatgacaacacagctgaacacagaatgcattttttattattaaggcagaaaacaaaagttctaaagctttggaaaacgtgaaacagtggtgaaccttcccaggaggggccggtcaaccaaaatgacccccagagcgcagcgacgactcgtccgagaggtcacaaaagaccccacaacaacatccaaagaagtgcaggcctcacttgcctcagttaaggtcagtgttcatgactccaccagaagaaagacactgggcaaaagcggcctgcatggcagagttccaagaccaaaaccaccgcaagttatcacaaacgcttgattgcagttgttgctgctaaaggggggcccaaccacttattagctttggatttgttttctcccataatcataaaacatttcattgaaaaagtgcattttgtgttgagttttgttgtcactgactaatatttccatttgtttgatgatctgaaacatttaagtgtgacaaacatgcaaaaggggGCAAACGCTTTCACACCACTGGAGGTGTCattgggtgtgggtgtgggcgTGTGCATGGAGAAACCCAGCTGTGATTTGGGCAGCGGCTGTGCTTGTCCAGCATGCAGGCAGTTGTTCTTGAATCATTCAAGATAAACAAACACGGTCATTCACCAACCAACACTGTGACAAATTGCACAACAATATCAAGCGGCAGAAACTTGTCTCGATGAAAGCTGAGTGAAATGGAATCCCTAATTAATGctgttgctgtttgttttcctgCATGTCAACAGGACTGCTGCGAAACAGGAGAGGCGACTTTTGCGCacggtaatggtttagtttgtCTGGAAAAGGCTTCCACTtccacttgcacaattcaacatgtccgaaaaggagtaggaagaagcagagcttattcaattCTACCCCTTCTTCATGTCTCAGCAATGACTGGCACACGTTGAACGCAGAACGTGAGCAAGCTACCGGTGCTGTGACGTGAAGTCATTCAATAGGCTCTGATTCTTCCTGCTGCTTTTCAAACGCGTTGAACCTTGTGACTGTAAACACGCGATGCACCTCAATGTCACCTTGTTATGCTTGTATGAGTACATGCAGGATATCGACCAACCAGATTCATGACATTCAGGAtcaatgatatcagacactgtggtgcttttcaataaataacaataaattaatttagCATGCATTACATCAGACACCGTGGctttcattaaataataatacatgaatgAATTCAGGGTCAAAAATATCACACACTAgtttttatgaaataaaaagaaattgtgaattcaggataaatgatatcagacactgtggttttCATTAAATAACAATACATGAATGCATTCAGGATAAAAAATATCACACACtagttttcatttattaataatacatgATGAATTCGAGATacatgatatcagacactggttTTCAGTTGATAATAATACATGATGAATTCAAGATaagtgatatcagacactggttTTCATTCAATAATAGTAAATGATAAATCGAAGCTAGATGATATGATATGAgatttaataatacaaaaatattcaaatgtggaaatacaaagacaatcaataataaaaaaatatacaaatgtagtcatattctttttccattttgtcattgttttttctgtattgtctttgttttttccaatttgccgttgtttttcctgttttgtatttgtcttttccacttgcgttttgtcattgcatttagtaatgacaaacacaaaagaatgatttctgcattgtctttgttttttccattttggcgtcgcttttcctgttttgtgtttgtcattactaaatgcaatgacaaaacgcaagtggaaaagacaaatacaaaacaggaaaaacaacggcaaattggaaaaaacaaagacaatacagaaaaaacaatgacaaaatggaaaaacaatatgactatatttgtatattttttattattgattctctttgtatttccacatttgaatatttttgtattattaaatctctttgtatttccacacatattcccttttaattttggcactcctgtgattccatacttgACCAGTACTGACACAGTactaacagtgcatcaaacctaacgctaacttggacagtaacatgctgtatctctccattctttttgaatggaaatactcctatgcactttatgttgacgtgatcaataatgcttgattaaaacgtgcattgtttctctcagacaaagcgcaaaaaaatataaaataaatgttagttccattcccagtgtcacagtgccctctactggtcaagctaagatagttttgtctcaaggtatgttgacgtattacgacttgtgcataacttacaaataacgtgtgtgaacgggtgtcaacgatggcataacttattgcccgcggatgtgggacgtatgaatcatacgttgacatacgtcgaaaagttttatgTAGCCGTATGCcggacgtatgccggcgtgcttccgcgtgctgttaacatatacaaaacttacccataacttatttgacgtacgccagcgtattggccaaatttttcatacgttggcgtaagctggctaaatcgtcaaggtgtgacagggcctttattTGTGTTCCATGCTTGAGCTCCCCATCCTGACATGTGAAAGGTTTAGTGTTTAAGGTCTAAGTTGAGGTTGTATTTTtcccgtgcatgtgtggccATGTTGCATCATCAGTGAAGTGGTGATTCTCAGCTTCCTTCTGATGAGTAAGAGATTCCTTCCCACTGAGTCACGTTATTTCAGTGACAATGAGGCTTTTCGCTTGGTGATGTTTGCACAAAGGCACTCGGAAGCTGGCATTCTCACGTCAAATTCTTCACATGCGCCTCATCAAGCAAACACAAGCAGAACCAGACGGCCCGCTGCAACACTTACCAAGCAAGGATAAACACTCATAGGACGACACCACAGTGGTTGCCCCTCAGCCTGCTGCCAGCCATCGTCCGGCATTTCGTAATGGCACACTTTTGTTGCTACAGTGCCAGTGAATGATTATTACTTCCTTTCCATCTTCCAAGCCGGGACCGTCTCCATCCAGTCCGACCAGCACAGCCTCACCAGATCCGTGCAGGAGGACGCGTTCTTCTCCGTGAACGTGACCTGCAGTGACATTCCCACCTTCCGCTGGACCTTCATGTCCAGCTCGGTGAGCCGCACCATCGGCACCTGGCAGCCGGGGGTGTTCACCAACATCACGGAGGATTACAGCAGCAGGGTGCGGGCCCACCGCAACGGCTCCATGAGCCTGTCAGACCTGCGGCTGCAGGACGCCGGGTATTACGTGCTCACGGTGACGGATGTGTCGGGCAACAGCAAGGATGCAGGATTTGTCCTCAAAGTCAACGGTGAGTGGCTGTCAATCATCGCCATCTTGAGTACGTAGcggaggaggaggggcggaCTGCTGCTTGCGATTCACAGTTAGAAAGGACAGAAAAGAACAAGGAAGCGAGTTGCTCCTCGGACGCCGTTATGTCAAGTTAGCCCCTCCCCTTCTGCCGCTCATCCCTTAGGGGTGGGTGATACGGTAAATGTTGGTATCATTCAGGTACTAAGTAAATGCATGTCCAGTATCGCTGATGCTGATACTGATACAAATACTTTTTACTGTAATTTTTCTAAGCGGTTGTGATCTTTTCTAGTTGTTCCCTCGCTCTCTCGCGGTGAACTATTCGCGGATTCGCTCGTTCGCGGATTCGCTtgttcgcagatttttttaaaagtgcaattttgcaagtttttttgtgttctgtgtccttgtggtgtatcaTAGCGacctatcggtgctctgttgcatgtgtctgttattgtatttacgactgctaccagtagagagGGTTGTAGTGTCCAGATGTGTccagtaaatatagagccacaacagtcctgattggctaggtaggaacccgcccattgtgttctgtgttctgattggctgtagaccattgtcaatcaatctccttggtacaggactgcctgtttcctgttgcgATCATACaggctgaatgaaggcag is drawn from Dunckerocampus dactyliophorus isolate RoL2022-P2 chromosome 12, RoL_Ddac_1.1, whole genome shotgun sequence and contains these coding sequences:
- the LOC129190918 gene encoding V-set and transmembrane domain-containing protein 5, coding for MLTLHFRLWDVYDVAVLLSFTLCMCHIAGTVSIQSDQHSLTRSVQEDAFFSVNVTCSDIPTFRWTFMSSSVSRTIGTWQPGVFTNITEDYSSRVRAHRNGSMSLSDLRLQDAGYYVLTVTDVSGNSKDAGFVLKVNEVLFEDIQYLSVSAAALGCLTGLLMLSVWLMNKAYKKIAAWRRRKQMPENDATELQPL